In the Enterobacter cloacae subsp. cloacae ATCC 13047 genome, CGGCGTGATCAGCTGTGAGGTACGGATATCAATACGTTCCAGCTTGCTCCGATCGATTTCCGGCAGGTTCAGGAAGAAGTCATAATTCACTTTCTCTTCTTCCACGTGTTCCAGCCGCGACATCATATTGATGGCTTTGATATCCGGGTTCTGTCGGTCTTTGGCCGGGCAGACCTCGACGCAGAGGTTACAGCCGGTGCAATCTTCTGGTGCAACCTGCAGAACGTATTTCTGTCCGCGCATATCCCGGGATTTTACATCCAGCGAATGCAGGCTGGATGGGGCCGATTCCATCGCGTCCGGAGAAACGACTTTGGCCCGGATGGCAGAGTGCGGGCACGCTGCCACACAGTGATTGCACTGGGTACACAGCTCTTCCTTCCAGATTGGGATCTCTTCGGCGATGTTGCGTTTTTCCCAGCGGGTGGTGCCCATCGGCCAGGTGCCATCCGGCGGCAGGGCGGAGACGGGAAGGGCATCGCCCAGCCCCGCCAGCATGGCCGCCGTTACGGTTTTAACAAAATCTGGAGCCGCATCAGAAACCACCGGAGGACGGTTCGGGCTGCTGGCATTCACCGGCTGGAGCGGTACTCCAGACAGCGACTCGCGCGCCAGCGCCAGTGCCTGCCAGTTGCGTTCAACCAATTCCTGGCCTTTACTGCTGTAACTTTTGGCGATCGCGCCCTGCAGTTCCATTAAGGCGCTGTCACCCGGCAGAATGTTTGTCAGGTGGAAGAACGCCATCTGCATGACGGTGTTGATGCGCGCGGCAAGACCACATTCGCGGGCGATCTTCGCTGCGTTGATGACAAAAAGACGCGCTTTTTTCTGATTAAGCACCGCCTGCACTTCCTGCGGCAGACGCGCCCAGACCTCATCCGCACTGTACGGCGTGTTGAGCAGGAAAATACCGCCAGGTTTGAGACGTTCGGCCATCTGGTATTTATCGATAAACTGCAGCTGGTGACAGCCGACAAAATCAGCCTGCGAAATGAGATACGCCGAGCGGATAGGGTGTTCGCTGACGCGCAGATGGGACACGGTCAGCCCGCCGGCTTTCTTGGAGTCATAGACGAAATAACCCTGTGCATACCACGGTGTGGAATTACCGATGATCTTGATGTTATTCTTGGTTGCCGAAACGCTGCCGTCGCTGCCCAGACCGTAGAACAGCGCCTCAAGTTTCGCGCCGGAGGGCAGGGTGTTTTCCGGCAAGGCCAGTGAGAGATGAGTGACATCGTCATAAATACCGACCGTAAAGCGAGGCTTCGGCTTCGTTTCATTCAGCTCATTAAACACCGCCAGCACGCAATCCGGACCGAACTCTTTGGATGACAAACCATAACGTCCGCCAATGACACGCGGCAGCGTTTCGCGCTCGCCGTTACTGAAGGCTTCCGCCAGTGCGGTCATGACGTCCAGATACAGCGGTTCTGCGTGTGCGCCAGGCTCTTTGGTACGATCGAGCACGGCCACGCTTCGTGCGCTCTCCGGCAGCGCAGAGAGCAGATGTTTCGCTGAGAACGGGCGGAAGAGGCGAACTTTCAACACCCCAACTTTCTCGCCGCGCGTCAGCAGTTCATCCACGACTTCTTCACAGGTGCCAATGGCTGAACCCATCAGCACAATCACGCGTTCCGCCTGTGGATGGCCATAATATTCAAACGGTTTATATTCCCGTCCGGTGGCGGCAGCGAAATCGTTCATCGCCTGTTCCACATGGTTGTACACCGCGTTGTACCACGGGTTCGTCGCCTCGCGGGACTGGAAGTAAGTATCCGGGTTGGCCGATGTCCCGCGGATCACCGGATGTTCCGGGTTGAGTGCGCGGGCGCGATGGGCATCAATGTCCGCCTGCGGCAGAAGCGAGAGAAGGGTGGCATCTGCCAGCGGCACGATTTTGTTGATTTCGTGGGAGGTGCGGAAACCATCAAAGAAGTGAATAAACGGCACGCGGCTTTTCAGCGTCGCGATATGGGAAATTAACGCGAAATCCTGGGCCTCCTGGACGCTGCTGGCGCACAGCATGGCGCAGCCGGTCTGACGCACGGCCATCACGTCGGAGTGATCGCCAAAAATGGAGAGCGCGTGGGTAGCAACGGTTCGTGCCGCGACGTGCAGGACAAACGGGGTAAGTTGACCGGCCAGTTTGTACAGCGTCGGGATCATCAGCAGCAATCCCTGCGAGGAGGTGAACGATGTGGAGAGCGCCCCCGTCTGTAGCGCACCATGCACCGCGGCAATCGCACCCGCTTCGGACTGCATTTCGACGACTCTCGGGACATCGCCCCAGACATTTTTTAACCCGTTTCCTGCCCAGGCATCTGCCTGTTCGGCCATTGTAGAGCTTGGCGTAATCGGGTAGATGGCGATAACTTCGCTGGTGCG is a window encoding:
- the nifJ gene encoding pyruvate:ferredoxin (flavodoxin) oxidoreductase, yielding MQTIDGNGAVASVAFRTSEVIAIYPITPSSTMAEQADAWAGNGLKNVWGDVPRVVEMQSEAGAIAAVHGALQTGALSTSFTSSQGLLLMIPTLYKLAGQLTPFVLHVAARTVATHALSIFGDHSDVMAVRQTGCAMLCASSVQEAQDFALISHIATLKSRVPFIHFFDGFRTSHEINKIVPLADATLLSLLPQADIDAHRARALNPEHPVIRGTSANPDTYFQSREATNPWYNAVYNHVEQAMNDFAAATGREYKPFEYYGHPQAERVIVLMGSAIGTCEEVVDELLTRGEKVGVLKVRLFRPFSAKHLLSALPESARSVAVLDRTKEPGAHAEPLYLDVMTALAEAFSNGERETLPRVIGGRYGLSSKEFGPDCVLAVFNELNETKPKPRFTVGIYDDVTHLSLALPENTLPSGAKLEALFYGLGSDGSVSATKNNIKIIGNSTPWYAQGYFVYDSKKAGGLTVSHLRVSEHPIRSAYLISQADFVGCHQLQFIDKYQMAERLKPGGIFLLNTPYSADEVWARLPQEVQAVLNQKKARLFVINAAKIARECGLAARINTVMQMAFFHLTNILPGDSALMELQGAIAKSYSSKGQELVERNWQALALARESLSGVPLQPVNASSPNRPPVVSDAAPDFVKTVTAAMLAGLGDALPVSALPPDGTWPMGTTRWEKRNIAEEIPIWKEELCTQCNHCVAACPHSAIRAKVVSPDAMESAPSSLHSLDVKSRDMRGQKYVLQVAPEDCTGCNLCVEVCPAKDRQNPDIKAINMMSRLEHVEEEKVNYDFFLNLPEIDRSKLERIDIRTSQLITPLFEYSGACSGCGETPYIKLLTQLYGDRMLIANATGCSSIYGGNLPSTPYTTDANGRGPAWANSLFEDNAEFGLGFRLTVDQHRARVMRLLDQFADNIPADLHAALHAEATPEVRREQVTALRNALQGVDGAEQLVTDADALVEKSIWLIGGDGWAYDIGFGGLDHVLSLTENVNILVLDTQCYSNTGGQASKATPLGAVTKFGEHGKRKARKDLGVSMMMYGHVYVAQISLGAQLNQTVKAIQEAEAYPGPSLIIAYSPCEEHGYDLALSHDQMRQLTATGFWPLYRFDPRRAEEGKLPLALDSRPPSDALAETLLQEQRFRRLNAQQPEVAEQLWKDAAADLQKRYNFLAQMAGKAEKSTSE